The proteins below are encoded in one region of Micromonospora pisi:
- a CDS encoding TetR/AcrR family transcriptional regulator codes for MTMSGPADGMTTGGVGGEGIFAHPTGRRSDRIHEAVLRATEELLREGGLPAATVDAIAARTGVSKATVYKHWPCRTAVAAEAFGRMMADALPLPDTGNAVGDLTAQLRQVSAFYASPYGHIFAQLLAACVDDPKGAAYFREYFLAGRRRAIAQLWQRAADRGETRPGIDAETATDILFGPLVFRLLTRHQPLTDAEANKLAAAAIPALLLPTPPTPPAG; via the coding sequence ATGACGATGTCCGGGCCGGCTGACGGCATGACGACAGGTGGGGTGGGCGGGGAAGGCATTTTCGCCCATCCCACCGGCCGCCGCAGTGACCGCATCCACGAGGCCGTGCTTCGCGCGACCGAAGAACTGCTACGCGAGGGCGGCCTGCCCGCCGCCACCGTGGACGCGATCGCCGCCCGCACCGGCGTGAGCAAGGCGACCGTCTACAAACACTGGCCCTGCCGTACGGCGGTGGCCGCCGAGGCGTTCGGCCGGATGATGGCCGACGCGCTCCCGCTGCCCGACACCGGCAACGCCGTCGGTGACCTCACCGCCCAGTTACGCCAGGTGAGCGCCTTCTACGCCAGCCCGTACGGGCACATCTTCGCCCAACTCCTCGCAGCCTGCGTGGATGACCCGAAGGGTGCGGCCTACTTCCGCGAGTATTTCCTCGCCGGCCGACGCCGCGCGATCGCCCAACTCTGGCAACGCGCGGCGGACCGGGGCGAGACCCGCCCCGGCATCGACGCCGAAACCGCCACCGACATCCTGTTCGGTCCGCTCGTCTTCCGCCTGCTGACCCGCCACCAGCCCCTCACAGACGCCGAAGCCAACAAACTGGCCGCCGCCGCCATCCCCGCCCTCCTCCTCCCCACCCCACCCACCCCACCCGCTGGTTGA
- a CDS encoding NmrA family NAD(P)-binding protein, producing MIVITGATGALNGATVDHLLEHVPAGEIAVVARDVTKAQRFADRGVAVRHGDYADPASLPVAFDGADQLLLVSSNDPSADAVSLHRAAIDAAVTVGAGRILYTSHQNATPDTPFGPGRDHAATEQLLAESGIAWTSLRNGFYLHSLNLLMGPWRQTGVIAVPGDGPVSWTAREDAAKAAAVILASDGGYDGPTTLTANAAPTFEEIAVIASEVTGRTVRREILGEQEWLETQIAHGVQEFMARFLLGFYQAAQRGDFAGMDPLLGKLLEGEPETVRDLLVRPTI from the coding sequence ATGATCGTCATTACCGGAGCCACCGGCGCACTCAACGGCGCCACCGTCGATCACCTCCTCGAACACGTCCCGGCCGGCGAGATCGCCGTGGTCGCGCGCGATGTCACGAAGGCCCAGCGGTTCGCGGACCGCGGCGTGGCAGTACGCCACGGCGACTACGCCGACCCGGCCTCGCTGCCGGTCGCATTCGACGGTGCCGACCAGTTGCTGCTCGTGTCCTCCAACGACCCGAGTGCCGACGCCGTGAGCTTGCACCGCGCCGCGATCGACGCGGCCGTCACCGTCGGGGCCGGGCGCATCCTCTACACGAGTCACCAGAACGCCACCCCTGACACCCCCTTCGGGCCCGGGCGTGACCACGCCGCGACCGAGCAACTGCTCGCGGAGTCCGGCATCGCCTGGACGTCGCTGCGAAACGGCTTCTACCTGCACAGCCTCAACTTGCTGATGGGCCCGTGGCGGCAGACCGGCGTCATCGCCGTACCCGGCGACGGACCGGTGTCCTGGACGGCCCGCGAGGACGCAGCCAAGGCCGCCGCCGTCATCCTCGCCTCGGACGGCGGGTATGACGGCCCGACGACGCTCACCGCAAATGCCGCTCCCACGTTCGAGGAGATCGCCGTGATTGCCTCCGAGGTCACCGGCCGTACGGTTAGGCGTGAGATCTTGGGCGAGCAGGAGTGGCTCGAAACCCAGATCGCCCACGGCGTACAGGAGTTCATGGCGCGCTTCCTCCTCGGCTTCTACCAAGCCGCCCAGCGAGGCGACTTCGCCGGAATGGACCCCCTGCTCGGCAAACTCCTCGAAGGTGAGCCGGAGACGGTGCGCGACCTGCTCGTCCGGCCCACCATCTGA
- a CDS encoding GntR family transcriptional regulator: protein MPAPHERPRYRRVADELRHRIMSGAIPAGSILPSETTIMAEFGVARGTAREAIALLRSEGLAITEMGRGTFARPVLPIRRLGSERYRRELEQIRGDLPPETSFTVDQGVRWNDYRLDKAFHEVPAGVATADLFGVPAGTMLLERRFVFYTDGVAQQMSTSYYLLAMVAGTPVADPDREPWPGGNTAQMYSLGVTITGIRERVRSRMPVANEVETLHIPGGTPVVTIARQTYAEDQVVEVADIVIPADRVELGYWIDLT from the coding sequence GTGCCTGCCCCGCACGAGCGGCCCCGATATCGACGGGTCGCCGATGAACTGCGCCACCGGATCATGTCCGGTGCGATCCCTGCTGGATCCATCCTGCCGTCCGAGACCACCATCATGGCGGAGTTCGGAGTGGCACGCGGTACTGCCCGCGAAGCCATCGCCCTGCTCCGTTCCGAGGGCTTGGCCATTACCGAGATGGGACGCGGGACCTTCGCCCGACCGGTGCTGCCCATCCGTCGGCTCGGATCCGAGCGGTACCGCCGCGAACTGGAGCAGATCCGTGGCGACCTGCCACCCGAGACGTCGTTCACCGTCGACCAAGGTGTCCGGTGGAACGACTACCGGTTGGACAAGGCGTTCCACGAGGTGCCTGCTGGCGTCGCCACCGCAGACCTGTTCGGGGTGCCGGCCGGGACGATGCTGCTGGAACGCCGATTCGTGTTCTACACCGATGGTGTCGCCCAGCAGATGTCCACCTCGTACTACCTGCTTGCCATGGTGGCTGGCACGCCGGTGGCCGATCCGGACCGGGAGCCGTGGCCCGGCGGGAACACCGCCCAGATGTACAGCCTTGGCGTGACAATCACCGGCATTCGGGAACGGGTGCGGTCTCGGATGCCGGTGGCGAACGAGGTCGAGACGCTCCACATTCCGGGCGGCACCCCGGTCGTCACGATCGCCCGGCAGACGTACGCCGAAGACCAGGTGGTCGAGGTTGCGGATATCGTGATCCCGGCCGACCGGGTGGAGCTGGGTTACTGGATCGACCTGACCTGA